In the genome of Pseudomonas sp. HS6, one region contains:
- a CDS encoding amino acid adenylation domain-containing protein encodes MSLNPNLQIDLPDNAQAKSIEDLLWSLAENGIAVNKRRGALTLDIPSPCPSETLIAQVNSVATQALACIHRNPGVLVVDTEEQPDNVIFPMTDLQTAYLVGESELDTLSTAAFVTQGYKVTGLDLERLTRTVNTLLATHPMLRVRASLEWGGQSINQTPAPWRPIHERFSDPAEALERYKALLDSPQTLLPDLSQGPQLGCVVIDNGSFHYLILSTRLFVLDARSITLVYRDFTRFYQADNGVQAQAHSLYPSFIKALSHYRHSQQYRNAIAYWTRRLGELPGGPQLPASRDAHPSQPHRSSFKRITHRLAPESWQKLQAYARQYNLTTNAVLCSLYGQVLKKWSECEHFCLTVLVSARPQIICDAPIQEQLGNFGSTLLLEMKPQGDTFLACAKTVHAQLVCDLQHSMVSATQVAHRMRKSDSDAGLSNIPYVFASGLDTRGQDSTPQRIDLPGWELDSKSMHTPQVILDHQVFEDAGHLVTQFDYVAAAFPEHLIEELVITHQHMLEHLAGCAEHWLTPWEIPLDTALVLGRQSANDTTVAWSEDGLFDQANQHIKSLPDQCAIASGETQMTYGELGARVNVLATTITDADKSGQVSEVVGILAGKSPAQYTAALAVIQAGKAYLPLHIDWPIQRIKAVLEKSRVNTLILDARGVAKLAGESGELKLIAIEPDSFALATSTLRQPGVQELAYVIYTSGSTGSPKGVAIRHGAVQNTIFSMIRRFGLSSSDRILSLSELNFDLSVFDLLGGIATGATIVLPPANAPRDPLTWSECLTRSRVTVWNTVPALLEMLLDHLGDQAGQVMASLRLVLLSGDWIPLSLPRRLKECCPHARLIALGGATEASIWSNYYEVGEVRRDWRSIPYGYPLDNQTFDVLSRDLQHQPNWVPGELYIGGAGVAAGYHHDPQLTAQSFIVQPDGSRLYRTGDYGCYWPDGTLEFLGRRDSQTKVRGYRVDLSEVEKYLTQAKGVTAAACLLIGENAGKRLAAAIVIDPDTFEGMDALRSSLSDHLALYSLPEQIRCIDAMPLTANQKRDTAALAALLLPACNGLAEDEGAHSEIERELVRLWNEAGSISVSALDMDFFAAGGTSISAIRLIRQINDRYDVNLSLANFFEYATIARQASLIGSLKARATVSSSFVRLRKGEEHATPLVLIHPVGGHLISYQPLINALSTKFDIYGLQCAAVEQIPDTLEALARHYLDLLSAEIDIQRTCLVGWSMGGIIATEMARQLARLGHSPRKLFVIDSYVADNRQADGYLQHDSINGFFNDYLQGATSGENPVFPSDNFDSAYHRLAADYPELGKVGHRELFNLYRIYEALYQRLLAYVPPAAMAIDCQLFRAANAHSQRFSHLAPYCPSLEPTNRNNPETVILSGDHYSLMNAVNVHQVVQFIE; translated from the coding sequence ATGTCGCTGAACCCGAATCTTCAGATTGATTTGCCTGATAACGCTCAAGCGAAATCGATAGAGGACTTGCTATGGTCCTTGGCCGAAAACGGCATCGCGGTCAATAAACGGCGAGGTGCCCTGACACTCGACATCCCCTCCCCTTGCCCGTCTGAAACATTGATCGCCCAGGTCAACAGCGTCGCGACCCAAGCGCTGGCGTGCATCCATCGCAATCCGGGCGTTCTGGTCGTCGATACGGAAGAACAACCCGACAACGTGATTTTTCCCATGACGGATTTGCAGACGGCCTATCTTGTCGGCGAATCGGAACTTGATACGTTGAGTACCGCCGCGTTTGTCACCCAAGGTTATAAAGTCACGGGACTGGATCTCGAGAGACTGACACGGACCGTCAACACACTGTTGGCCACGCACCCCATGCTGAGGGTCAGGGCCTCTCTCGAATGGGGTGGCCAATCGATCAATCAGACGCCGGCTCCCTGGCGTCCGATCCATGAGCGTTTCTCTGACCCGGCCGAGGCTCTCGAAAGGTACAAGGCCCTGCTCGACTCACCACAGACATTGCTTCCCGACCTCTCACAAGGTCCGCAACTGGGGTGCGTCGTGATCGACAACGGCAGCTTCCACTACTTGATCCTCAGTACACGCCTGTTCGTACTCGATGCGCGGTCTATCACCCTGGTCTACCGTGACTTTACGAGGTTCTATCAAGCAGACAACGGCGTGCAGGCGCAAGCACACAGCCTGTATCCGTCATTTATCAAAGCACTGTCGCATTATCGGCACAGCCAGCAGTATCGAAACGCGATCGCCTACTGGACACGAAGACTGGGAGAACTTCCCGGTGGGCCGCAGTTGCCTGCGAGTCGCGACGCTCACCCGTCGCAGCCCCATCGCTCCTCGTTCAAGCGGATCACCCACCGGCTCGCACCTGAGTCATGGCAGAAGCTTCAGGCCTACGCTCGGCAATACAATCTGACGACCAATGCCGTGCTTTGCTCGCTCTACGGACAAGTCCTGAAAAAGTGGTCCGAGTGTGAGCATTTCTGTCTGACTGTCCTGGTCAGCGCTCGACCGCAAATCATCTGCGACGCGCCCATCCAGGAACAATTGGGCAATTTCGGCTCGACCTTGTTGCTGGAAATGAAACCGCAAGGCGACACCTTCCTGGCGTGCGCGAAAACGGTACACGCACAACTTGTGTGCGACCTTCAGCACAGCATGGTGTCTGCTACCCAGGTGGCCCATCGCATGCGCAAGTCCGACAGCGATGCGGGTCTGAGCAACATTCCTTATGTCTTCGCTTCAGGACTCGATACCCGGGGACAGGACAGCACTCCCCAACGCATTGACCTCCCGGGTTGGGAACTGGACAGCAAGTCGATGCATACCCCGCAGGTCATTCTCGACCATCAGGTATTCGAAGATGCGGGCCACCTGGTCACACAGTTCGATTACGTAGCGGCGGCTTTCCCTGAGCATCTGATCGAAGAGCTGGTAATCACTCACCAGCACATGCTCGAGCACCTGGCCGGATGCGCAGAACACTGGCTCACCCCCTGGGAAATACCGCTGGACACAGCGCTTGTCCTGGGTCGGCAAAGCGCCAACGACACCACCGTTGCCTGGAGTGAAGACGGTCTGTTTGACCAGGCCAATCAGCACATCAAATCGTTGCCCGACCAGTGTGCAATCGCCAGCGGCGAGACACAGATGACCTATGGCGAGCTGGGGGCCCGGGTGAATGTACTTGCGACGACCATCACAGACGCTGACAAAAGCGGCCAGGTGTCCGAAGTCGTCGGCATCCTTGCGGGCAAGTCGCCGGCGCAATACACAGCGGCGCTGGCCGTTATCCAGGCGGGCAAGGCGTATCTGCCGCTGCACATCGACTGGCCGATCCAGCGCATCAAGGCAGTCCTGGAGAAGAGCCGGGTCAACACCTTGATACTTGATGCCAGGGGCGTGGCAAAACTGGCGGGCGAATCCGGCGAACTCAAGCTGATCGCCATCGAACCCGACAGCTTTGCACTGGCCACGAGTACCTTGCGCCAGCCGGGCGTTCAAGAGCTCGCCTATGTCATCTATACGTCGGGTTCCACCGGTTCGCCCAAAGGTGTCGCGATCAGACACGGCGCGGTGCAAAACACGATTTTCTCCATGATTCGCCGATTCGGACTGTCGAGCAGCGACCGCATCCTTTCATTGTCCGAACTGAACTTCGACCTGTCGGTGTTTGACTTGCTGGGCGGGATTGCCACAGGCGCGACGATTGTCCTGCCACCAGCCAACGCCCCGCGCGACCCACTGACGTGGAGTGAGTGCCTGACCCGATCCAGGGTCACCGTGTGGAACACCGTCCCGGCGCTTCTGGAAATGTTGCTTGATCACCTTGGCGATCAGGCAGGCCAGGTCATGGCGTCCTTGCGACTCGTCCTGTTGAGCGGCGACTGGATACCTCTGTCACTGCCCCGGCGTCTGAAAGAGTGCTGCCCCCACGCGCGCCTGATAGCACTGGGCGGCGCGACCGAAGCGTCGATCTGGTCCAACTATTACGAAGTCGGTGAGGTCCGTCGCGACTGGAGAAGCATTCCGTATGGCTACCCGCTGGACAACCAGACCTTTGATGTTCTGAGCCGTGACCTGCAGCACCAGCCCAACTGGGTGCCAGGCGAGCTGTACATCGGTGGCGCAGGTGTCGCTGCCGGCTACCATCACGACCCGCAATTGACAGCACAAAGTTTCATTGTCCAGCCTGACGGATCCCGTCTGTACCGAACGGGGGATTACGGTTGTTATTGGCCAGATGGAACCCTGGAGTTTCTCGGACGCCGGGACAGCCAGACCAAAGTGCGGGGCTATCGTGTCGATCTGTCGGAGGTTGAGAAATACCTGACGCAGGCAAAGGGCGTCACAGCAGCCGCCTGCCTGCTCATAGGCGAAAATGCCGGCAAACGCCTGGCAGCTGCCATCGTCATCGATCCGGACACGTTTGAGGGCATGGACGCGCTGCGCTCATCACTCAGCGACCACCTTGCGCTTTACAGTCTTCCCGAACAGATTCGCTGTATCGATGCCATGCCCCTGACGGCCAATCAGAAGCGTGACACGGCCGCACTGGCGGCGCTCCTTCTGCCCGCCTGCAACGGGCTTGCCGAGGATGAAGGCGCTCACAGCGAAATCGAACGTGAACTGGTCCGACTGTGGAACGAAGCGGGTTCCATCAGCGTTTCTGCGCTGGACATGGATTTCTTCGCCGCCGGAGGCACCTCGATATCCGCGATCAGGTTGATTCGCCAGATCAATGACCGATACGACGTCAATCTGTCACTGGCCAACTTCTTTGAATACGCAACGATCGCCAGACAAGCCAGCCTGATTGGCAGCCTGAAAGCGCGAGCGACCGTTTCCAGCTCTTTTGTCCGGCTCAGAAAAGGTGAGGAGCACGCAACGCCCCTGGTGCTGATCCATCCGGTGGGCGGTCACCTGATTTCATATCAACCGCTGATCAATGCGCTCTCGACGAAGTTCGACATTTATGGCCTCCAGTGTGCTGCCGTCGAACAGATACCAGACACCCTGGAAGCGCTTGCGCGTCACTATCTCGATCTGCTTTCAGCAGAAATCGATATTCAACGCACCTGTCTCGTTGGTTGGTCCATGGGCGGCATCATCGCCACGGAAATGGCCAGACAATTGGCACGTCTGGGGCATTCACCGCGCAAGTTGTTTGTCATCGACAGTTACGTCGCCGACAACCGGCAGGCCGACGGTTACCTGCAACATGATTCGATCAATGGCTTTTTCAATGACTATTTGCAGGGAGCGACAAGCGGCGAAAACCCGGTTTTTCCTTCGGACAATTTCGATTCCGCTTATCACCGGCTGGCAGCTGACTATCCAGAACTGGGAAAGGTCGGACATCGCGAACTTTTCAACTTGTACCGCATTTATGAAGCGCTGTATCAGCGGCTGCTGGCCTATGTCCCACCTGCAGCGATGGCGATCGATTGCCAGCTGTTTCGTGCCGCCAACGCCCATTCGCAGCGTTTTTCTCATCTGGCGCCCTACTGTCCGAGTCTTGAACCGACAAACCGAAACAACCCTGAAACCGTGATTTTGAGCGGCGATCACTACTCACTGATGAATGCAGTCAATGTTCATCAGGTTGTGCAATTCATCGAATAA
- a CDS encoding cupin domain-containing protein: MSQPKIDDIVILGQSEAEVFNVKKGPDRLISGDPDIVNSVYFRSQDKRFTSGIWESTPGKFVCIYEEDEFYFMLSGKVVITDHVGNSKTFVPGDSIVVPAGFTGEWEVLEPTKKFFAHYLPA, from the coding sequence ATGTCGCAGCCAAAAATCGATGACATCGTGATACTCGGCCAATCCGAAGCCGAAGTCTTCAACGTGAAAAAAGGACCCGACCGCCTGATTTCGGGCGATCCAGACATCGTCAACAGCGTCTACTTCCGCAGCCAGGACAAGCGCTTCACCTCTGGTATTTGGGAAAGCACGCCGGGCAAATTCGTCTGCATCTACGAAGAAGACGAGTTCTATTTCATGCTCAGCGGAAAAGTGGTCATTACCGATCATGTGGGCAACAGCAAAACCTTCGTACCTGGTGACAGCATTGTCGTGCCTGCCGGTTTCACGGGGGAATGGGAAGTTCTGGAACCCACCAAAAAGTTCTTTGCGCACTATCTCCCCGCCTGA
- a CDS encoding lysine N(6)-hydroxylase/L-ornithine N(5)-oxygenase family protein: MMRCIPPSSDTYDILGIGFGPSNLALAVAVSSAGYNGAVGFIEDKTAFSWHGDMMLPGAKMQVMFLKDLITQKDPTSPFTFINYLHEQERLNSFINLRALYPSRNDYQGYFAWAADKFSHCVQYACSASMIAPIENETGEVEGFEVHCHDLHSGERTIKRARNIVMATGGSPALPCGISQQDLSARLFHSSQYLSRLEALKATETNPALRVLIVGGGQSAAEIFQHVLHEFPHARVDLAVRNHSLMPANSSAFSNEIFDPASVDAFYESSSTIKEHTLRHLRHTNYAAVDEDLIQALYGQLYEERLAGRDRARILNYHSLTHVAKDDPFLDVTLRDERTQATTVNRYDTVILATGYNQKHAHRLLSGVDHLLLRHPDGSLKVARDYSLETRPAVSARLFVQGPTEHSHGLTSSLISILPFRAHDILSAASKAPATLPRDKTVLAMECI; this comes from the coding sequence ATGATGCGTTGCATTCCCCCCAGCAGTGACACCTACGATATTTTAGGCATTGGTTTTGGTCCCTCCAACCTGGCTTTGGCCGTCGCGGTTTCCTCGGCGGGTTACAACGGGGCAGTCGGTTTCATCGAGGACAAGACCGCTTTTTCCTGGCACGGCGACATGATGCTTCCCGGTGCCAAAATGCAGGTCATGTTTTTAAAGGACCTGATCACGCAAAAGGACCCGACCAGTCCTTTCACGTTCATCAACTATCTCCACGAACAGGAGAGGCTCAACAGCTTCATCAACTTGCGTGCGCTGTACCCCTCACGCAACGACTACCAAGGCTATTTCGCATGGGCTGCGGACAAGTTTTCTCACTGTGTCCAATATGCCTGCTCAGCGTCGATGATTGCGCCAATCGAAAACGAAACAGGCGAAGTGGAAGGGTTTGAGGTTCATTGCCATGACCTGCACAGCGGTGAACGCACGATCAAACGCGCACGAAACATCGTGATGGCAACCGGAGGCAGCCCTGCCCTGCCCTGTGGCATTTCCCAACAGGACTTGAGCGCCAGGCTGTTCCATAGCTCTCAGTACCTCTCGCGCCTGGAGGCACTCAAGGCCACCGAGACAAACCCTGCATTGCGGGTGTTGATTGTGGGCGGAGGACAAAGCGCAGCGGAGATTTTCCAGCACGTGCTGCATGAGTTTCCACACGCCCGGGTGGATCTGGCCGTGCGAAACCACTCGTTGATGCCGGCCAACAGCAGCGCCTTCAGCAATGAAATTTTCGACCCGGCGAGCGTCGACGCCTTTTACGAGTCGTCCTCGACCATCAAAGAGCACACCCTGCGCCACCTTCGCCATACAAACTATGCGGCCGTAGACGAAGACCTGATCCAGGCGTTGTATGGGCAGTTGTACGAAGAAAGACTCGCGGGGCGTGACCGCGCCCGAATTCTCAATTATCACTCCCTGACCCACGTCGCGAAGGACGATCCGTTCCTTGACGTGACCCTGCGGGACGAGCGAACGCAAGCCACGACCGTCAATCGCTATGACACTGTCATCCTCGCCACGGGCTACAACCAGAAACACGCTCACCGGCTGCTGAGCGGCGTGGACCACTTGCTGCTGCGCCATCCGGATGGCTCGTTGAAAGTGGCCAGGGATTATTCGCTTGAAACCCGACCCGCGGTCTCTGCGCGCTTGTTTGTGCAGGGGCCGACGGAGCACAGCCATGGCCTGACCAGCAGCCTGATATCGATTCTGCCGTTCCGGGCTCACGACATCCTGAGCGCTGCCAGTAAAGCCCCGGCCACCCTCCCCCGCGATAAAACCGTTCTCGCCATGGAATGCATCTGA
- a CDS encoding cupin domain-containing protein, with protein MTSYSITRKADAPSSQEYGCRFTRYLPWGNPQPSDNGAAVSVIAPGEQSLAHEHDEHEFFYVCSGAGLFWAQDRSEMIQAGDAIWVQPGTRHHFENTSSAATLEVFSVWSTESKGAEA; from the coding sequence ATGACTTCTTACTCCATTACCCGTAAAGCCGACGCGCCTTCCAGCCAGGAATACGGCTGCCGCTTTACCCGTTACCTGCCGTGGGGCAATCCGCAGCCCTCGGACAACGGGGCAGCCGTCTCGGTGATAGCTCCCGGGGAGCAATCACTCGCACACGAGCACGATGAACATGAGTTTTTCTATGTGTGCAGCGGCGCCGGTCTGTTCTGGGCGCAGGACCGATCGGAAATGATTCAGGCCGGCGATGCGATCTGGGTGCAGCCCGGGACCCGGCATCATTTCGAAAACACGTCGAGCGCTGCAACACTGGAAGTTTTCAGCGTCTGGAGCACCGAAAGCAAAGGAGCAGAAGCATGA
- a CDS encoding class I tRNA ligase family protein produces the protein MNSTISNKKYLVTATPPTTNGDLHVGHLSGPYLAADVFARAQKLQGHEVLYLSGGDDHQTYVVTRAEKLGVTPHSLAARCNEEIRSTLQAGDIDIDSFNAPDAPYVEAVQTFFSALDQRAILRDKVVVFPYSKKQERYLFEAYVSGICPECYSGTAGAICETCGHPNDANTLMFPSFGSAMNDEDIEYRTLTIKVLPLEDYRADILAFYQQHNTIMRPHLRAFIDEMMSRPLEDFPVTYPSHWGIRAPFPGCEDQVLNVWAEMLPGLIHMTNSTSPDSPWCPDSGYQLVQFMGFDNSYYFSLVHLAMQLAQGDLVTPTAIITNEFFHLENQKFSTSRGHLIWAADLLKDYGADNVRFFLALANPETQTANFSEKEFIEAVQQKLHTPLDRIADAIARQSPGEMDVSELHVHFLRYAERMTRLYSLETFCLRQAAETTAQLLRLLSEKAQQAPVDNRQLAFASLGLCYISHYAAPLMPAFCERLKQALQVRTSTAGQAFPQAIQRLTIEKLNPAVLLAPLKKQENGCQTLPAHGADKPATPLRSAKAIDLIPG, from the coding sequence ATGAACAGCACCATTTCGAATAAAAAATACCTGGTCACCGCAACGCCGCCTACGACCAACGGCGATCTGCATGTGGGTCACTTGTCGGGCCCCTATCTTGCCGCCGATGTCTTTGCCCGCGCACAGAAACTCCAGGGGCATGAAGTGCTTTACCTGAGCGGTGGTGATGATCATCAAACCTATGTCGTCACGCGGGCCGAGAAACTCGGCGTGACGCCTCATTCCCTGGCAGCGCGGTGCAACGAAGAGATTCGCTCCACGCTGCAGGCCGGTGACATTGACATCGACTCTTTCAATGCGCCCGACGCCCCCTATGTCGAGGCGGTCCAGACGTTTTTCTCGGCGCTGGATCAGCGCGCAATCCTACGTGACAAGGTCGTGGTCTTCCCTTACAGCAAAAAACAGGAACGCTACCTGTTCGAAGCCTACGTGAGCGGCATCTGCCCGGAATGCTACAGCGGCACCGCCGGCGCCATCTGTGAAACCTGCGGGCATCCCAATGACGCCAATACACTGATGTTTCCTTCGTTCGGCAGCGCGATGAACGACGAGGATATCGAGTACCGCACGCTGACGATCAAGGTACTGCCGCTGGAAGATTACCGCGCCGATATCCTCGCGTTTTATCAGCAACACAACACTATCATGCGGCCTCATTTGCGTGCGTTCATCGATGAAATGATGTCCAGGCCACTGGAAGATTTTCCCGTCACCTACCCGAGCCATTGGGGGATTCGCGCTCCGTTTCCTGGCTGCGAGGATCAGGTGTTGAATGTCTGGGCCGAGATGTTGCCAGGGCTGATTCACATGACGAACAGCACCTCGCCCGACTCGCCGTGGTGCCCGGACAGCGGATACCAACTGGTCCAGTTCATGGGCTTTGACAACAGCTACTATTTTTCCCTGGTTCACCTCGCCATGCAGTTGGCACAGGGTGATCTGGTCACGCCAACCGCCATTATCACCAATGAGTTCTTCCATCTGGAGAACCAGAAGTTTTCCACCAGTCGCGGCCATTTGATCTGGGCCGCCGACTTGCTGAAGGACTATGGCGCCGACAACGTCAGATTCTTCCTGGCACTCGCCAATCCGGAAACCCAGACGGCCAACTTCAGCGAAAAAGAGTTCATCGAGGCCGTCCAGCAAAAACTGCACACGCCTCTGGATCGGATTGCAGACGCCATCGCCCGGCAGTCGCCCGGCGAAATGGACGTCAGTGAACTGCACGTTCACTTCCTGCGTTATGCCGAGCGTATGACGCGCCTTTACTCACTGGAAACGTTCTGCCTGCGACAAGCGGCCGAAACCACGGCGCAGCTCTTGCGTTTGTTATCGGAAAAAGCACAGCAGGCCCCGGTTGATAATCGTCAACTGGCGTTTGCCAGCCTTGGCCTCTGCTACATCTCGCACTATGCCGCCCCGCTGATGCCCGCGTTCTGTGAACGTCTCAAGCAGGCGCTGCAGGTTCGCACGAGCACGGCCGGGCAAGCTTTCCCGCAAGCGATCCAGCGCCTGACCATTGAAAAACTGAACCCGGCGGTACTTCTGGCGCCCCTCAAGAAACAGGAAAACGGCTGTCAGACACTCCCGGCCCATGGGGCAGACAAGCCCGCCACCCCATTGCGAAGCGCGAAAGCCATCGACCTCATCCCCGGCTGA
- a CDS encoding MFS transporter — protein sequence MKIQALVRISPFKRMWSAMFLSMLCSFAIMIAVSIHLFHGFHSTLLASGIYAVQFGLPVLFVGLAGWLCQRVTPVRLLITVEVLSFIAFATLATWIETLLPIIVLTVFLRGFAEIIIKSTRAKLVKHLFSPAILTDANTWMMTSYYLGSALGGALGAWLYDRYGVQATIYLCAPLSLVAATLYRGLPAVETAQGAQENATRVFSSCLQLLARQPQLVRPLTVLTLSVVVFQGAHLIARSWIPMTHLQLSQSGVGVFHCVSVFGIFLGALFVTTAWFKNNEASLSNDQTFTLGLAAMAVPFLITSAFFVIPAYFVFMFIFEVAFMRAYNELLMETPAEDISVVMVTFHSLAPLGMALVAVTGGYAIDHVGALPVIAGLVIFAFFILCSARWLSTRPVNAVQ from the coding sequence ATGAAAATCCAGGCTCTGGTTCGCATTTCGCCGTTCAAACGCATGTGGTCGGCGATGTTTCTCAGCATGCTTTGCAGCTTTGCCATCATGATCGCGGTGTCGATTCACCTCTTTCACGGTTTCCACTCCACGCTGCTGGCGTCCGGTATCTATGCCGTCCAGTTTGGTCTGCCGGTCCTGTTCGTGGGACTGGCCGGCTGGCTGTGCCAGCGAGTCACACCGGTGCGGTTGCTGATCACCGTCGAGGTGCTCAGTTTCATCGCCTTCGCGACGCTGGCGACCTGGATCGAAACGCTGCTGCCAATCATTGTGCTCACCGTTTTCCTCAGGGGCTTCGCGGAGATCATCATCAAGAGCACACGAGCCAAACTGGTCAAGCATCTGTTCAGCCCGGCAATCCTGACCGATGCCAACACCTGGATGATGACTTCCTATTATCTGGGCTCGGCATTGGGAGGCGCGCTCGGTGCCTGGTTGTATGACCGTTATGGTGTCCAGGCGACGATCTACTTGTGCGCCCCCCTGAGTCTCGTTGCCGCCACACTCTATCGTGGCTTGCCGGCCGTCGAGACAGCCCAGGGGGCTCAGGAGAACGCAACACGGGTTTTCAGCTCATGCCTGCAACTGCTCGCGCGTCAGCCGCAACTGGTCAGACCCTTGACCGTGTTGACCCTGAGTGTGGTTGTCTTTCAGGGCGCTCACCTGATCGCACGCAGCTGGATTCCCATGACTCATCTGCAACTGAGTCAGTCCGGTGTGGGCGTGTTCCATTGCGTGAGTGTCTTCGGCATCTTTCTGGGTGCCCTGTTCGTCACCACCGCCTGGTTCAAAAACAATGAGGCGTCCCTTTCGAATGACCAGACATTTACGCTGGGGCTTGCAGCGATGGCGGTTCCCTTCCTGATAACCTCTGCCTTTTTCGTCATACCCGCCTACTTTGTCTTCATGTTCATCTTCGAAGTTGCTTTCATGCGTGCCTACAATGAGCTGCTCATGGAAACACCGGCAGAAGACATCAGCGTTGTGATGGTGACGTTCCATTCACTGGCGCCACTGGGCATGGCCCTCGTCGCCGTAACAGGCGGATATGCTATCGATCATGTCGGTGCCCTCCCGGTCATCGCGGGCCTCGTAATCTTTGCTTTCTTCATCTTATGTTCAGCACGCTGGCTTTCAACCCGACCGGTCAACGCGGTCCAGTAA